Proteins found in one Hyla sarda isolate aHylSar1 chromosome 7, aHylSar1.hap1, whole genome shotgun sequence genomic segment:
- the LOC130282091 gene encoding protein spinster homolog 1-like, with amino-acid sequence MASPQDPLLKEEEEAMEDHSDMDVEKGDIPERQNLPSLSVMSTARSIITVVILAFVNLLIYANRSSVAGVLPYIQKAYETNASLSGLLNTLFIGSYVLVAPIAGYLGDHCNKKYTVCAGVIVWLSMTLTLSFIPDGYFLLFLLTSGLVGAGEATFCTIAPSIIADLFTSDQRTRMLNVFYSVIPVGCGLGYIIGPKVTDAARGDWHWAFRVTPGLGLIAVAFMILVTKELPRTTTNEKKNNKSQKFAKWATDLKELFKNRSFMLTTMGSTAVSFIVGAIGVWGPSYLTHARTLLQEKDPCRTEPCDYHDILIFGVVTVVSGILGVVAGSEISKRYRKSNPRADPLVCGCAMMLSAPFLLLALTFGNISLVATNIFIFIGETLLSVNFTLISDIILKVVTPWRRSSALAVQMTIYHLLGDAGSPYLIGLISDTYERGYAKSPLLKYRSLEYALMTSTIMAVIGGTFFMATALFIERDEKEAEMESEPPSSSSSSLLPADEDRASD; translated from the coding sequence atggcctctccacaagacccattgctgaaggaggaggaagaagcaatggaggaccatagtgatatggatgtagaaaagggcgatatccctgagaggcagaacctgccatctctaagcgtgatgtccaccgcacgttccatcatcaccgtagtgatcctcgcctttgttaatttgctcatctatgcaaatcgctccagcgtggcgggggtgctgccttatatacagaaagcatatgaaaccaatgctagtctgtccggcttattgaatacattgttcattggaagctacgtgctggtcgcaccaattgccggatatttgggcgaccactgtaataagaaatatactgtttgcgcaggagtcatcgtttggctgagcatgacacttaccctgtcattcatccctgacgggtatttcctgctcttcctgctgacgagtgggctggttggagccggagaggcgactttctgcaccatcgccccctccatcattgcagacctttttacaagtgaccagcggacccgcatgctgaacgtgttttactccgtcatacctgtaggctgcggactaggatacatcatcgggcccaaagtgactgatgcagcaaggggcgattggcactgggcgtttcgggtcaccccgggcctgggcctcatagctgtggctttcatgattttggtcacaaaggagcttccaagaacgactacaaacgagaagaagaacaacaaatcccagaagtttgccaaatgggcaacAGATCTGAaagaactatttaaaaatcgaagcttcatgttaacaaccatgggatcgacggctgtatccttcatagtgggagccataggtgtatggggtccgtcatacctgacccacgcacgaacactcctacaagagaaggacccctGCCGcactgaaccgtgtgactatcacgacatcctaatatttggtgtggttacagtcgtctccggcattctgggagttgtagcagggtcggagataagtaaaagatatcgcaaatccaacccacgggccgATCCGCTTGTGTGTGGCTGCGCGATGATGCtttccgccccttttcttctgttggcattgactttcggcaacatcagcctcgttgccaccaacatcttcatcttcatcggagagacgcttctgtcagtaaatttcaccctcatatctgacattatactaaaagtagtaactccgtggaggagatcttcagctctggccgtgcagatgacaatctatcacctcctaggtgacgccggcagcccgtacctcatcggcctgatatctgacacctacgaacgaggatatgccaaatcccctcttctgaaataccgcagcctggagtatgccctcatgacctccaccataatggcagtcatcggagggaccttcttcatggccacggccctatttatagagagggacgaaaaagaagcagagatggaatcagaacctccgtcatcctcctcctcctcactgcttcctgccgatgaggaccgcgcttcagactga